A region of the Pirellulales bacterium genome:
CGGCGTCGTGCTGGGTTGCAATAATTACGAGGTCATCGACCTGGGTGTGATGGTTCCCTGCGAGCAGATTCTCGCAACCGCCGTCAAGGAAGGGGTCGACCTGATCGGCCTCAGCGGACTGATCACGCCCAGCCTGGATGAGATGGTCTATGTCGCGAAGGAGATGCAGCGGCAGAACTTTCAGACTCCCCTATTGATCGGCGGAGCCACGACCAGCGCCAAGCATACGGCCGTCAAGATCGCGCCGTCCTACGAGCGCCCCACGATCCATGTGCTGGACGCCTCGCGCAGCGTGGGTGTGGTCGAAAAACTGTTGAATCCGAAGTCGCGTGAGCAATTCGACCAGCGCAATCGTGCCGAGCAGGCACAACTGGTCGAGTCTTATCAGCAGCGACAGCAGGTCCACCTGGTCTCTTACGATGACGCGCGGCGACAGCCGTTCGCCACCGATTGGACAAAGGTCCGGATCGATGTGCCGTCGTTCCTGGGCGTGCGCATCTTGCAGGACGTGCCACTCGCCGATCTGACGCCATTTATCGATTGGTCTCCATTCTTTCAGGCCTGGGAATTGCGTGGCAAATACCCGAAGATCTTCGACGACGCGACCGTCGGCATGGCCGCGCGGGAGCTATTCGACGACGCGCAGCGGCTTTTGCATCGCATCGTCGACGAACATTTGCTGGTGGCCCGGGGCGTTTATGGTTTCTGGCCCGCCGCCTCGCAAGGGGACGATATCGTCGTGTACGCCAGCGAGCAGCGCGATCGCGAGATCGCCCGCTTTCACACGCTGCGCCAGCAATGGGAACGCAAAGGGCAAAAGACGTTCTACGCCTTGTCCGATTTCGTCGCGCCCCTGGAAAGCGGACGCAAGGATTACATCGGCGCCTTCGCCGTCACCACAGGGCTCGGAACGGATGAACTCGTGCAACGATTCGAGGCCGAGCATGACGATCATGGATCGATCCTGGTCAAGTCGCTGGCCGATCGTTTGGCCGAGGCCTTCGCCGAGATGCTGCATCAGCGAGCGCGGCGCGACTGGGGCTATGGCGGCGAAGAAAAACTCTCGAACGACGAGCTGATCGATGAGAAGTATCGCGGCATCCGCCCCGCCCCCGGTTACCCGGCCTGCCCCGACCACACCGAGAAGCGGATCCTGTTCGATCTGCTCTCGGCCGAGCGCAACGCGCAGGTCACGCTGACCGAGAACTTCGCGATGTACCCGGCGGCCAGTGTTAGCGGTCTGTACTTCGGCCACCCGGAGGCGCGCTATTTCGCCGTCGATCGTATCACGCGCGATCAGGCCGAAGATTATGCACGCCGCAAAGGCATGCCGCTCACCGAAGTCGAACGCTGGCTGGCACCAAACCTGGGATACGACCCGGGCTGAGTCGAAAACACTCTGTACCAGGATGCCAGCTCACACGCCGTATGAGCGTACGCTTGACGTCTCTGCCGATGGTCTCACCCGGCGACCGTGATCAACGTCGCCGGCCGGCCACAATGAGAATGCCGGCCAGTGCCATGCCGGAAAGCGCGAAACTCGAAGGCTCGGGCACCGGCGTGAGAAGAACGCTATCGATTTCGACGCCGAATCTTGCGTCGGCCAGGATTTGCCCACCGTTGTTTATGGCTCTGGCATCCTGCAGCACCCATCCGGACGACGGGTCGATCAGTGAGTTCAGGTCGATCATCGTTCCACCTGCATACAGGAACGCGTGCTGCGCACCATTCCCGGTAATGGCCGACATGCCCACCACTTGACCGTTGTCGTTGATGCTGGCAGCCGAGCTGGATGTTCCACCGAGCGTCCCTAGGTCGTGCATCATGCCGCCCGAATAAAGGAAGGCATGCTGCACACTGCTGGTCGTGAGTGAGTAGCCTACGACCTGGCCACTATTGTTGACGTCGTAGCCTTCGCTATTTGTGCCGCCAAGCGTTCCAAGATCATGCAGCGATCCGCCCGAGTAGAGGAACGCGTGATCGGCGGTATCACCGGTGATGTTCGACGATCCCGCGATCTGACCATTGTTGCTGATCGCATTACCGTGACCCTCGGTCCCTCCCAGCGTGCCTAAGTCATGCATCGCGCCGCCGGAGTACAGGAACACATGGCCATTCGAATCCCCCGTCACCTCGCCACTGTCGTTGACGTCATAGCCTTTGCTAAACATCGCCCCGTCGAGCGAGCCGAGGTCGTGCATTGTGCCACCGGAATAGAGAAAGGCGTGGCTGCCGGGGCCGCTGTCGACGGCCGAGTAGCCCGCCACATCACCGGCATTGTTAATGCCTTCGGCGAAACTGAATGACCCACCGAGCGTGCCGAGATCGGTCAAAGACCCGTTCGAATAAAATACGGCGTGATTGCTTCCAAAGCCCGCCATTTGGCCGGCATTGTTGAGGCTCGTGAAACTTGCGGCGCTACCCAGGTCCAGAATGCTGTAAGCGACTGTTGCCCTGGCGCAGTTCGGCGCCAGTATGCCGGCGACCGTAACGGCAACGATGATCAAGTTGCGAATCAAGCTCATTCAGAATTTTCCTCGATCGGAGTTTCAAGAGGATCGGCGATATCGGTACATCAAAAGCAAAAGACCGCCTAACAGTCCAAGAGCTACAGACGCTGACCCTGGGGTATGCCGAAGTGCAGCTGTGAGCCGCACGCGTCGCGGCCGAAGCCGTTCACATGATTCGGGAAGCAGGGCGCTGGAACGAAATGCAAACGGTAAGAGTTACGTTTGGCCAGCGTGCCCCTTGGATCGAGAGAGGTAGCAAAGGCGAGATTACATGCCAGCAATGGCCCGTGCAAGTGCTGGCAAGATATTCGCCTTGAGACGATATCGTGCAGTTTAAGTGCCCGAACTTACACGACTTCACTCGGCCAGTTCGAAGTATGTTATGTGCCCGTTATTGCTTTTGAAGTATGAAGGAAACGCGAAATCGTCAAAACCCGCGAGATTTGTGTGTAGCAAATGCTTGACGGCGGTGATATTCCTCCCCAAACTGGCGGTCGCGTTTCCTAGGGCAGGAGGGGCGTTCTCAAATGGTTCTCACGGTGGGGCTACTTCCGCGGTACCTGCGGAGCGGTAATCGCCGCACCGTTTCTTCGAACTGCGTCACGCTGAGTCGCTAATGCGCAAGCTCTCGTAAATCGAGCGCTCACAAATCTCGACTGGCGGGAAAAACCTTCGCTCCCCGCGATTGATGATTCGTTCCGCGCTCGCACTCGCGCGCCATCTTTTCCCGCCCTCGATATGACGCGATAGCTGGCGCGCGATCCCCCGATTTAATCGGACCATCGCCAAGAACGAGCGTGCCTGCGACCTCGTGCCACAGCAACTCGCGACCGTTTGCCAATTCACCGATTGCCCCGCAGCAAGAACAACTATCGAACACCACACAGAGAACGAGCCATGTTGAACTCGATGAACCATCGTATCCCAATGCCCGAGCCTCGCGCGGCCGCATCGAATCCGCCGCGTTTCTTCGGCTCTGCTGCTCTGCTCACACTCGCCGCGATTGCTCTATGCGCCGCGCCCACTCGCGCTGCGCAGATCTTCGTCACCAACTTCGACGACGGCACGATCGAAACCTACACCACCGCAGGGGCGAGTGTGAATCGCCCTTTGGTGTCGAATCTGATCCGCCCGACGGGCATCGCGGTCGCTGGGTCGAACGTGTTTGTCGCTAAATACTTTGACAACACGGGAACCGGCAGCATTGCGGAATACACGACCGACGGGCAACTCGTGAACGCCGCTCTGGTCCCGGTTCTGTATCACCCCACTAGCATTGCCGTCTCGGGAAATAATCTGTACGTGACGAACAACGGAATCACCGCAAACAGCGGGACCGTGAGTGTGTACACCACGGCGGGAAAGCTCGTGGGCTCGGGCTTGGCGCGCGCGTTGTCGAATCCCGTCGGCATCGCCGTCTCGGATACCAAAGTCTTTGTCGTCAGCGCCGGTAGTGGCGGGAATGGCAAGGGAGTGGTCGGCGAATACACGACCGCGGGCGTAACGGTGAACAAGAACCTGATCACAGGATTGAACAATCCCGGGGGCATCACCGTTGCCGGAGGGAATCTGTACGTGACGAACATCGCCTCGGGAACGGTGGGCGAATACACCGTCGACGGACAACCGATCAACAGCTCGCTGATTACGGGACTGGATAGCCCAGGCCCGATCACGGCCTTGGGATCGCATCTCTATATCACCAACGAATACCTGGGAACGATCAGCGAATACACGACCTCGGGCGCGCCGGTGAACACGACGCTCGTCACCGGCCTGTCCTACCCGCGCGGCATTGCGATCGTGCCCGAGCCGGCCGCCTGGATCCTGCTGGCCGCTGGCATCGGGATGTTGTTTGTCCGTGGATTACGCAAGAGCGTCGCAGCATCGATCAGAAATAAATGCCAGGCTAAACCCGCATTTCGCGCGCAGTTGGTGGCAATGCTCGTCGGGGCCGCGATCACCACGTTCGCCGGGAATGCGCGTGCCACGGATCTCAGCAACTCACTGGCGCTGACCTATTCGGATGGCCAGGGCCACACGATGGCCTATCGATTGTTTCTGCCCGACGGCTTTGGCACGCCGGGAGAGGAGTTTCCGCTGGTCCTGTTTCTGCATGGATCGGGCGAGAGCGGCACCGACAACACCGATCAAGTGACGAACCATATCGACGGTTTGATTTCCGCCACGCGCAGCGGCCCTTACTCGGCCTTCTTGCTCGCTCCGCAACTGCCGACCTCGTCAGGATTCGGTTCGTACAACCCTCAGGATTTGACGATGCAAATCCTCCAGCAAGTCGAGGCCGCTTATCCCGTGGAGACCAACCGGATGTACATTACGGGGCTTTCGATGGGAGGATTTGGAACGTTCGAATACATCAGCGAGTTTCCCAACATGTTCGCGGCCGCTGTTCCCCTGTCAGGCGGCGGAAACGACAGCCCGCAGAATGCCGCGGCGATCAAGAACGTGCCGACCTGGATTTTCCACGGCGACGCCGATCAAACCGTGCCGGTCGGAGATTCGGTCGATATGTATCAGGCGCTTGCCAATGCGGGGGGCCATCCAAAGATGACCATCATTCCCGGCGGCCCGCATGATATTTGGGAGCAAGTCTACGGCGACTCGACCGTGAACCAATACGGCGTTTATCCGTGGATGTTCTCCCAGCAATTGAGCACGTCGATACCTGAGCCATCGACATTCGCGCTGGTCGCGGCGGGCGTGATTGCGATTGCGGTCAGCAAAAAAAGATGGCGGCGGGCGACGTAAGCGCAGCGCCGCGACATGTCTCGGCATGAACCGTCTTCACGGTGCCGCCACATTTTCTCCGCCGGCGCGCGTGGAGAGCGCCTGGTAGACGCCGACCGGCCCGCTCTCGATCCAATTAGCGGGCGTGCCCCGCGTGAGGATCGTTCTGTCGCGCGACGACCCTTGCGGCACGTAGTTCACCGCATCGATCGCCTGATCGACGAAGCGGACGCTGCCATCAGCAAAGAGAAAGTTCGCACCGCCGGGATGCGACGAGCGAAAGCCGCTCATGCGATGATTGGCCGGAAACTCATGCGCGCTACTGTTGCAGGCGCCGGGCGCTTGCGCCAGAAAAACGTGTGCGCGGTTCGCCAATGTCTGCAGGACCGGATACTGGTTGAGCGGCATGATCGTCGTACCGAAAGGCCCGCCCGAGATGTAACCGTCGAACCAGGAAACGTCGGCAAAGATCCAGCCCCAGAACGGCAGTTGTTCACCACTTTGAAGCCCGTCAAGCTGTTCGCCGATGGCAGGCGCGCTGTCGGTAAGATTTCGCCGGGCGGGCCAGCGTTTGCCCTGCGCTCCTTCGCCCATCAGGAACGTGTGGCTCAGCCCATCGCCGATCGCGGCGGCGGTCGTTCGAAGGTTGATCGCAAATATCCCGCGCTCCCAAGCGGGTACGACCTCGCCATGATCACACAGCGCGTCGTTCACGCCGGCCGAAAAAATGTAATCTTGTGCACCGAACATAAACGTCCGGACCGGCGCCTCCGCCAGGCCGGTGCGGATCGTGGCCTGGATCGGATTCTCTTTGTCGTCCGAAGGGCAAATGAATGTGCTGATCGAACATGCGACCAGGCTGGGTGATTGGGCAAACCAATCTGCGGCGTTCTTGCTCGTGTCATAGAGAGACGCGATCGCGGCCTGCTGCAGGTGAGGCAATAACAGTGTGCAGGCGCTCGGCCCGAAGTCCGCTGTGGTCGCATCGTGCGGATTCGCCTGCAACAGGCAACCCGAGACGAATACTCCGTGCGTCCCGAGATAAGCGTGATGGGCGAGCCCTAACTGCCGCAAGTTATTTTGGCACTGCGCGCGACGCGCGGCTTCGCGCGCCGCATGCACGGTGGGGAGTAACAAGGCGACAAGAATCCCGACGATCGCGGCGACGATCAGAACTTCAATCAGCGTG
Encoded here:
- a CDS encoding PEP-CTERM sorting domain-containing protein; translation: MSLIRNLIIVAVTVAGILAPNCARATVAYSILDLGSAASFTSLNNAGQMAGFGSNHAVFYSNGSLTDLGTLGGSFSFAEGINNAGDVAGYSAVDSGPGSHAFLYSGGTMHDLGSLDGAMFSKGYDVNDSGEVTGDSNGHVFLYSGGAMHDLGTLGGTEGHGNAISNNGQIAGSSNITGDTADHAFLYSGGSLHDLGTLGGTNSEGYDVNNSGQVVGYSLTTSSVQHAFLYSGGMMHDLGTLGGTSSSAASINDNGQVVGMSAITGNGAQHAFLYAGGTMIDLNSLIDPSSGWVLQDARAINNGGQILADARFGVEIDSVLLTPVPEPSSFALSGMALAGILIVAGRRR
- a CDS encoding alpha/beta hydrolase-fold protein, whose protein sequence is MNHRIPMPEPRAAASNPPRFFGSAALLTLAAIALCAAPTRAAQIFVTNFDDGTIETYTTAGASVNRPLVSNLIRPTGIAVAGSNVFVAKYFDNTGTGSIAEYTTDGQLVNAALVPVLYHPTSIAVSGNNLYVTNNGITANSGTVSVYTTAGKLVGSGLARALSNPVGIAVSDTKVFVVSAGSGGNGKGVVGEYTTAGVTVNKNLITGLNNPGGITVAGGNLYVTNIASGTVGEYTVDGQPINSSLITGLDSPGPITALGSHLYITNEYLGTISEYTTSGAPVNTTLVTGLSYPRGIAIVPEPAAWILLAAGIGMLFVRGLRKSVAASIRNKCQAKPAFRAQLVAMLVGAAITTFAGNARATDLSNSLALTYSDGQGHTMAYRLFLPDGFGTPGEEFPLVLFLHGSGESGTDNTDQVTNHIDGLISATRSGPYSAFLLAPQLPTSSGFGSYNPQDLTMQILQQVEAAYPVETNRMYITGLSMGGFGTFEYISEFPNMFAAAVPLSGGGNDSPQNAAAIKNVPTWIFHGDADQTVPVGDSVDMYQALANAGGHPKMTIIPGGPHDIWEQVYGDSTVNQYGVYPWMFSQQLSTSIPEPSTFALVAAGVIAIAVSKKRWRRAT
- a CDS encoding DUF1559 domain-containing protein — encoded protein: MQSTLRAGFTLIEVLIVAAIVGILVALLLPTVHAAREAARRAQCQNNLRQLGLAHHAYLGTHGVFVSGCLLQANPHDATTADFGPSACTLLLPHLQQAAIASLYDTSKNAADWFAQSPSLVACSISTFICPSDDKENPIQATIRTGLAEAPVRTFMFGAQDYIFSAGVNDALCDHGEVVPAWERGIFAINLRTTAAAIGDGLSHTFLMGEGAQGKRWPARRNLTDSAPAIGEQLDGLQSGEQLPFWGWIFADVSWFDGYISGGPFGTTIMPLNQYPVLQTLANRAHVFLAQAPGACNSSAHEFPANHRMSGFRSSHPGGANFLFADGSVRFVDQAIDAVNYVPQGSSRDRTILTRGTPANWIESGPVGVYQALSTRAGGENVAAP